A single window of Chitinophaga sp. XS-30 DNA harbors:
- a CDS encoding GNAT family N-acetyltransferase, with product MIQTLRLQLLPCTLLHFEELLHGNEALAQTLGIDVPENWTEYPEMVLVAYDKLRNDPSLMGWFFYLAIHKADNRLIGTASFKGRPTPDGVVEIGYEVSTDYREQGYATEIGQALIRFAFGHPYVTKVIAHTLEEYNAAVKVLQKCGLRFAGAVNGTDAGELWRWEITREQYQAPATAHQSSGQG from the coding sequence ATGATCCAAACTTTGAGGTTACAATTGTTGCCTTGCACGTTATTACATTTTGAGGAGCTCTTGCATGGAAATGAAGCATTGGCCCAAACGCTGGGGATAGACGTGCCAGAAAATTGGACAGAATATCCTGAAATGGTGTTGGTTGCTTATGATAAACTGCGCAATGACCCTTCGCTGATGGGGTGGTTCTTTTACCTCGCCATCCATAAAGCAGATAACCGTCTCATTGGCACGGCCAGCTTTAAAGGCCGCCCCACGCCCGATGGCGTTGTGGAGATCGGCTATGAGGTATCCACCGATTACCGGGAACAGGGTTATGCCACTGAAATAGGGCAGGCGCTGATCCGTTTTGCCTTCGGCCATCCATACGTCACAAAAGTGATCGCACATACCCTGGAAGAATACAATGCGGCCGTGAAAGTGCTGCAGAAATGCGGCCTCCGGTTTGCCGGCGCGGTAAATGGCACCGATGCCGGAGAGTTGTGGCGCTGGGAGATCACAAGGGAACAATATCAGGCCCCTGCTACCGCTCATCAATCCTCCGGGCAGGGATAA
- a CDS encoding L-threonylcarbamoyladenylate synthase, producing the protein MLLQLHPQNPNPRNLKTIIECLKDGGVVIYPTDTVYGMGCDIFKSNAVERICRIKGIDPKKAHFSFICYDLSHLTDYTKSVGTPLFRLLKKALPGPYTFILPASRQVPKMLKTKRDTVGIRVPDNLICRTIVKELDNPLMSTSLPIEEYVEEYTDPEVIHEKFGKLVDIVIDGGPGGLIPSTVIDCTGEEPEMIREGAGNFAELV; encoded by the coding sequence ATGCTGTTACAACTACACCCGCAGAATCCCAATCCGCGCAACCTGAAAACGATCATCGAATGCCTGAAAGACGGCGGTGTGGTGATCTATCCAACGGATACGGTGTACGGAATGGGCTGCGATATTTTCAAAAGCAATGCTGTTGAGCGGATATGCCGGATCAAAGGGATCGATCCTAAAAAGGCGCATTTCTCTTTTATCTGTTATGACCTCAGTCATCTGACGGACTATACGAAAAGTGTAGGCACTCCGCTTTTCCGCCTGCTGAAGAAGGCCTTGCCCGGCCCTTACACTTTTATTCTTCCGGCCAGCAGACAGGTGCCGAAGATGCTGAAAACAAAGCGTGATACCGTGGGCATCCGTGTGCCGGACAACCTCATTTGCCGTACTATCGTCAAGGAGCTGGACAATCCTTTGATGAGCACCTCCCTGCCCATTGAGGAATATGTGGAGGAATATACTGATCCGGAGGTTATTCACGAAAAATTCGGGAAACTGGTGGATATCGTCATTGACGGCGGTCCGGGCGGCCTGATCCCCTCTACGGTGATAGATTGTACCGGGGAGGAGCCGGAAATGATCCGGGAAGGAGCGGGAAATTTTGCGGAACTGGTATAA
- a CDS encoding NifU family protein: MIKTGNPIISIYTEMTPNPETMKFVVNKLLYPNKSIDFPDAASTGPSPLAAELFTFPFIRGVFICSNFVTLTKTADTDWTDVIPTIKQFLKEYLEDNRAVINEEDIVSNITLSGDETEVVQRIKELLENYVKPAVEMDGGAIQFKDYQEGVVTLALQGSCSGCPSSMITLKAGIEGMMKRMIPEVKEVVAEAE; this comes from the coding sequence ATGATCAAAACAGGAAATCCAATCATCAGTATCTATACGGAAATGACGCCGAACCCGGAAACGATGAAGTTTGTGGTGAACAAGCTCCTGTATCCGAATAAATCGATAGATTTCCCAGATGCAGCCAGCACCGGCCCATCTCCCCTCGCAGCAGAACTCTTCACCTTTCCCTTTATCCGGGGGGTGTTCATCTGCAGCAATTTTGTAACGCTTACCAAAACGGCTGATACCGACTGGACGGATGTTATTCCTACCATCAAACAATTCCTGAAGGAATACCTGGAAGACAACCGCGCGGTGATCAACGAAGAGGATATTGTATCCAACATCACCCTGAGCGGGGATGAGACCGAAGTGGTGCAACGCATTAAAGAATTACTCGAAAACTACGTGAAACCTGCAGTTGAAATGGACGGCGGCGCCATCCAGTTCAAGGATTACCAGGAAGGGGTTGTGACCCTCGCCTTGCAGGGTTCATGTTCTGGCTGCCCCTCCTCCATGATCACGCTGAAAGCCGGTATCGAAGGCATGATGAAGCGGATGATCCCGGAAGTGAAAGAAGTGGTAGCCGAAGCAGAATAA
- the mtgA gene encoding monofunctional biosynthetic peptidoglycan transglycosylase, whose translation MKLKGIVPRTWRLLKKIFIALFIAQLLYIVLLRWVNPPVTITMISSWFSLWGTDKPLQKSWADMDEISQFAKLAVIASEDQLFPDHNGFDFKSIEKAMKHNRKSKNMRGASTISQQVAKNVFLWQHGGWFRKGLEVYFTFMIEQLWGKKRILEVYLNVAETGEGIFGIEAAAKHYYKKSASRLNREEAAMIAACLPNPVRYTVVPPAKITVWRQRRILQQMRNIGPDPDIAELISNSRAVKK comes from the coding sequence ATGAAATTAAAAGGTATTGTGCCCCGGACCTGGAGGTTACTGAAGAAAATATTCATCGCCCTTTTTATCGCGCAACTGTTGTACATCGTCCTGTTACGCTGGGTAAATCCCCCTGTTACCATTACGATGATCAGCAGCTGGTTCAGCCTGTGGGGGACCGATAAGCCCTTGCAGAAAAGCTGGGCGGATATGGATGAAATTTCGCAGTTCGCGAAGCTGGCCGTGATCGCCAGTGAGGACCAGTTGTTCCCTGACCACAATGGTTTTGATTTCAAATCGATAGAAAAAGCGATGAAACACAACCGCAAAAGCAAGAACATGCGGGGCGCCAGCACCATCAGCCAGCAGGTAGCGAAGAATGTTTTTCTATGGCAGCATGGTGGCTGGTTCAGAAAGGGACTGGAAGTGTATTTCACGTTTATGATCGAACAGCTCTGGGGCAAAAAGCGCATCCTGGAAGTATATCTCAATGTGGCGGAAACCGGCGAAGGCATATTTGGCATTGAAGCGGCCGCAAAGCATTACTACAAAAAATCCGCATCGCGGCTGAACCGCGAGGAAGCGGCCATGATAGCGGCATGCCTGCCTAATCCCGTAAGGTACACGGTTGTTCCTCCCGCAAAGATCACCGTCTGGCGGCAGCGCAGAATATTGCAGCAAATGCGCAACATCGGACCGGACCCGGATATTGCGGAGCTTATCTCGAATAGCAGGGCTGTTAAAAAATGA
- a CDS encoding glycoside hydrolase family 10 protein, with the protein MLKFILAGLIGCCCLIQQSKAQLAPKRELRAVWIATVSNIDWPSRKGMSTAEQQQELIRLLDDYQRTGINAIIFQVRPASDAFYPSPYEPWSEYLTGTQGRAPAPYYDPLEFIITETHKRGMEFHAWFNPYRAVINYRSARLAPNHISIMKPQWFVTYGNNKYFDPGIPEARSYLTSVIRDVVRRYDIDAVHFDDYFYPYRIANRDFPDSRSFRTYGRGKSIDDWRRSNTDSIIYMLHTAIREEKPWVKFGISPFGVWRSQDKDPNGTPTKGSLTNYDDLYADVIKWQRLGWIDYLTPQLYWEFGHRLVPFEVLVNWWADHAYGRHMYIGHAPYRIGSTAGWKSTMEMPRQIQAARSLNTVQGSVFYSGKTFADNPLGFADSLKNHFYRYPALRPTMPWLDDKAPLAPYFIDAFERPQGLEIRWSDDDTSGQTRQYVLYRFEAQQAINLNDPAHILAIVPQMPDPFWMDRTYIKGRPYVYIVTALDRMQNESLQSDPLRMEIIGGKPHFHFEP; encoded by the coding sequence ATGTTGAAGTTTATTCTGGCAGGATTAATAGGATGTTGCTGTCTCATCCAGCAAAGCAAGGCCCAGTTGGCTCCGAAAAGGGAGCTCCGGGCAGTATGGATCGCTACTGTCAGCAATATCGACTGGCCTTCCCGCAAGGGCATGAGCACCGCGGAACAACAGCAGGAACTGATCCGGCTGCTGGACGATTATCAACGTACCGGCATCAATGCCATTATCTTCCAGGTAAGACCGGCCAGCGACGCTTTTTATCCTTCCCCGTATGAGCCATGGAGCGAGTACCTCACCGGAACCCAGGGCAGAGCGCCCGCTCCTTATTACGACCCCCTGGAGTTTATCATAACAGAAACGCACAAACGGGGAATGGAGTTCCACGCCTGGTTCAACCCTTACCGCGCAGTGATCAACTACCGCTCGGCCAGGCTGGCGCCCAACCATATCTCCATCATGAAACCGCAGTGGTTCGTTACTTATGGCAATAACAAATATTTCGATCCGGGCATTCCCGAGGCGCGCAGTTATCTGACCAGTGTGATCCGGGATGTGGTGCGCCGGTATGATATTGATGCCGTTCATTTCGATGATTATTTCTATCCTTACCGCATCGCCAACAGGGATTTCCCGGACAGCCGCTCCTTCCGTACCTATGGCCGGGGGAAAAGCATCGATGACTGGCGGCGCTCGAATACGGACAGTATTATATATATGCTGCACACGGCCATCCGGGAGGAAAAGCCCTGGGTGAAGTTCGGGATCAGCCCCTTCGGGGTCTGGCGGAGCCAGGACAAAGACCCGAACGGTACCCCCACCAAAGGGAGCCTTACCAATTACGATGACCTTTATGCGGATGTGATCAAATGGCAGCGCCTGGGCTGGATCGATTACCTGACCCCGCAGCTTTATTGGGAATTCGGTCATCGCCTGGTGCCGTTCGAGGTGCTGGTGAACTGGTGGGCGGACCATGCTTATGGCCGTCATATGTACATCGGCCATGCCCCCTACCGCATCGGCAGCACAGCCGGCTGGAAAAGCACGATGGAAATGCCCCGGCAGATACAGGCTGCCCGCTCCCTCAATACCGTGCAGGGCAGCGTTTTTTACAGTGGCAAAACCTTTGCGGACAATCCGCTGGGATTCGCGGATTCCCTGAAAAACCACTTTTACCGCTATCCGGCGCTGCGCCCCACCATGCCCTGGCTGGACGATAAAGCGCCCCTGGCGCCGTATTTCATTGATGCTTTTGAAAGGCCCCAGGGCCTTGAGATCCGGTGGTCAGACGATGATACTTCCGGTCAGACCCGCCAGTATGTATTGTATCGCTTTGAAGCCCAACAGGCCATCAACCTGAACGATCCGGCCCACATCCTGGCCATTGTGCCGCAGATGCCGGACCCTTTCTGGATGGACCGAACATACATTAAAGGCAGGCCTTATGTTTATATTGTTACGGCACTTGACCGTATGCAAAATGAAAGCCTTCAGAGTGATCCGTTGCGTATGGAAATCATCGGGGGAAAGCCGCATTTTCATTTCGAACCCTAG
- a CDS encoding aminopeptidase C: MKKLLVGAAMLFSMAAIAQDATLTNKEGSRYQFTVLKNQDAFDVQNQGMTGTCWSFSGLSFFESELLRSGKGKNLNLSEMYVVRKMYPLKAANYVRMHGKANFGEGGGFPDDLLCLKNYGLVPQEAYDGNRGKTYNHAEMAGLLEGMVKQLGNAKTVNPNWQKAFDGVLDAYLGAAPEKFTHNGKTYTPQSFAKELGLNADDYVIISSFSHHPFYEQFVLEVPDNWNWEKVYNVPLSEFTGIAEEALLNGYTLAWAADVSERGFSFRDGLAIVPEKDWADYSDEERKNMFVQPLKEKEITQENRQQAFDNFETQDDHGMHITGIVKDQQGNKFFRVKNSWGTANGDGYFFASMPYFAYKTTCYMVNKKAIPKEIARKMGL; the protein is encoded by the coding sequence ATGAAGAAGTTATTGGTTGGCGCCGCAATGCTGTTCAGCATGGCCGCCATTGCACAGGATGCGACCCTCACCAACAAGGAAGGCAGCAGGTATCAGTTTACCGTGCTCAAAAATCAGGATGCATTCGATGTACAGAACCAGGGCATGACCGGCACCTGCTGGTCCTTTTCCGGTCTTTCCTTTTTTGAGTCCGAACTGCTGCGCTCCGGAAAAGGCAAAAACCTCAACCTGAGCGAAATGTACGTAGTGCGGAAAATGTACCCGCTGAAAGCCGCCAATTACGTGCGGATGCATGGTAAAGCCAATTTTGGTGAAGGCGGCGGATTTCCCGATGACCTGCTTTGCCTGAAAAACTATGGCCTCGTTCCCCAGGAAGCTTACGACGGCAACCGCGGAAAAACTTACAACCATGCGGAAATGGCGGGGCTGCTGGAAGGTATGGTGAAGCAACTGGGCAATGCCAAAACCGTTAACCCCAACTGGCAGAAAGCTTTCGACGGGGTGCTGGATGCTTACCTCGGCGCGGCGCCGGAAAAATTCACCCATAACGGCAAAACATACACGCCGCAATCCTTCGCCAAAGAACTTGGCCTGAATGCGGATGATTATGTGATCATCTCTTCCTTTTCCCATCACCCTTTTTATGAACAATTTGTGCTCGAAGTGCCGGATAACTGGAACTGGGAAAAAGTGTACAACGTTCCCCTGTCCGAATTCACCGGCATTGCGGAAGAGGCTTTGCTGAACGGCTACACCCTGGCCTGGGCGGCTGATGTGAGCGAAAGAGGTTTCTCGTTCCGGGATGGCCTGGCCATTGTGCCGGAAAAGGACTGGGCAGATTACAGTGACGAAGAGCGCAAAAACATGTTCGTTCAGCCGCTGAAGGAAAAAGAGATCACACAGGAAAACCGTCAACAGGCTTTCGATAATTTTGAAACGCAGGATGATCACGGTATGCACATCACCGGTATCGTAAAAGATCAGCAGGGCAACAAATTCTTCCGGGTGAAGAATTCCTGGGGCACTGCAAACGGTGACGGATACTTCTTTGCGTCCATGCCGTATTTCGCTTACAAGACCACCTGTTATATGGTGAATAAAAAGGCGATCCCTAAAGAAATTGCCAGGAAAATGGGATTGTAG
- a CDS encoding methylglyoxal synthase — MVQTKTLQARKRIALIAHDHKKAELMEWAVYNKTVLKRHELYATGTTGKLLEDTLDVSVRKLLSGPLGGDQQIGALVAEGKVDVIIFFWDPMEALPHDPDIKALLRLGVVWNIPMASNRASADFLLTSPLMHQEYTVILPDYGQYLGRKV; from the coding sequence ATGGTACAAACCAAAACGCTGCAAGCGCGCAAAAGGATCGCTCTGATTGCGCACGACCACAAAAAGGCGGAACTGATGGAATGGGCTGTTTATAACAAGACCGTTCTGAAACGCCACGAGCTCTATGCCACCGGAACCACCGGGAAACTACTGGAAGATACGCTGGACGTATCTGTCCGCAAGCTGTTAAGCGGCCCTTTGGGTGGCGATCAGCAGATCGGCGCACTGGTTGCCGAGGGAAAAGTGGATGTGATCATTTTTTTCTGGGACCCGATGGAAGCCCTGCCGCATGATCCGGACATCAAAGCCCTGTTACGGCTGGGTGTGGTCTGGAACATCCCGATGGCCAGCAACCGGGCCTCAGCAGACTTCCTGCTGACCTCTCCCCTGATGCACCAGGAGTACACGGTGATCCTCCCGGATTACGGGCAGTACCTCGGCAGAAAGGTCTGA
- the pnuC gene encoding nicotinamide riboside transporter PnuC, which translates to MENISQEIMAGFQHLTWLEAIAVLFGVLSVLCSRQNSVWVYPTGLVSTGIYTYMLAQQHFKLYAESALNAYYFIMSVYGWYYWMRKDAAKQETAITRMDKREFGIASAIAVIGWAVIYTLLRNFSDSDVPVLDAFVSATACAGMWLLAKRKVENWIFLNISNFVAVPLLFYKHLALTALLTIFLFIVAVTGYFHWLKIYRRQQLTAP; encoded by the coding sequence ATGGAAAATATCTCGCAGGAAATTATGGCCGGCTTTCAGCACCTGACGTGGCTGGAAGCTATTGCCGTGCTGTTTGGCGTACTGAGCGTGCTTTGCTCGCGCCAGAACAGTGTGTGGGTGTATCCCACCGGTCTCGTCAGCACCGGCATCTATACTTATATGCTGGCGCAGCAGCACTTCAAGCTGTACGCGGAATCCGCATTGAACGCCTATTATTTCATCATGAGCGTGTATGGCTGGTATTACTGGATGAGGAAGGATGCCGCGAAACAGGAAACGGCAATAACGCGCATGGATAAACGGGAATTCGGCATCGCTTCCGCCATTGCGGTAATTGGCTGGGCCGTGATCTACACCCTGCTGCGGAACTTCTCCGATTCCGATGTGCCGGTGCTGGATGCATTCGTTTCCGCTACGGCCTGCGCCGGGATGTGGCTGCTCGCCAAACGCAAGGTGGAGAACTGGATCTTTTTGAACATTTCCAACTTCGTGGCGGTGCCGTTGTTGTTCTATAAACATCTTGCGCTCACCGCGCTGCTGACAATATTTTTATTCATCGTGGCGGTGACGGGATACTTTCACTGGCTGAAGATCTACCGTCGGCAGCAATTGACAGCACCATGA
- a CDS encoding PNGase F N-terminal domain-containing protein, giving the protein MRGIIIACALSLAAGPLFAQQEAVVTYGFRNNGKESGGEQKLYIRGNRAKVAGMGRQTEQQFLQLAEKASYQVLNSNGNTYTLKKPFSEYTRPELLPGADTILGIPCKKARAIIRSNTIEIWYTNDLKVKGTPNITVAPGLGLVLKIVRNGNSETFAKQIEYRQVTDEELDWPKQWGKMVDEPAYQRQIIESRYSTITIFDREQISFGNEINNPADDQRDVTYRYSGGTVILKKVQLPAVRRGQRMFAELVQYSNGDAYDRTGSVFMIPGDRPLSFLNGLKDGVNALPVYTARNGKRYQGVVATENYLPPLELMRFFTPFGVRHFNEQVRIKGYDWADSAVYKQDISALLPRLQGNVWIGVFIGNYDKGGHKASLQFKYYPGFDGEAQEEESKTWVMPVFNSTNVMEMAGQEYGTMFETDSLTVTVDIPEGLKNLKLRYITTGHGGWGGGDEFNPKLNEIFADGKRVYHFIPWREDCGTYRFLNPASGNFGSGLSSSDLSRSNWCPGTLTLPAEIPLPDLKPGRHTLQVAIPLGKPEGGSFSAWNVSGVLIADKE; this is encoded by the coding sequence ATGAGAGGAATTATCATCGCCTGCGCACTGAGCCTGGCCGCAGGGCCGTTATTCGCACAGCAGGAAGCCGTAGTCACTTACGGGTTTCGCAACAACGGGAAAGAATCGGGAGGAGAGCAAAAGCTGTATATCCGCGGTAACCGCGCAAAAGTAGCCGGAATGGGCAGACAGACGGAACAGCAGTTCCTGCAGCTTGCGGAAAAGGCCAGCTACCAGGTGCTGAACAGTAACGGGAACACCTATACGCTGAAGAAACCTTTCAGCGAATATACGCGGCCGGAATTACTGCCCGGTGCAGATACTATTCTCGGCATTCCCTGTAAAAAGGCCAGGGCGATCATCCGTTCCAATACCATCGAAATCTGGTACACCAATGACCTGAAAGTGAAAGGTACGCCGAACATCACGGTGGCGCCGGGGCTGGGGCTTGTGCTGAAGATCGTCCGTAACGGCAATTCGGAAACCTTTGCAAAACAGATTGAATATCGGCAAGTGACCGACGAAGAGCTGGATTGGCCCAAACAATGGGGGAAAATGGTGGATGAACCGGCTTACCAGCGCCAGATCATAGAGAGCAGATACAGTACAATTACCATTTTCGACCGGGAGCAGATCAGTTTTGGCAACGAGATCAACAACCCTGCGGACGACCAGCGCGATGTGACCTACCGCTATTCCGGCGGTACGGTGATCCTGAAAAAAGTGCAACTTCCCGCTGTGAGGCGCGGTCAGCGCATGTTTGCAGAGCTTGTGCAATATTCCAACGGGGACGCGTACGACCGTACCGGTTCCGTATTCATGATCCCCGGAGACCGGCCGCTTTCTTTTCTCAACGGCCTGAAGGATGGCGTGAATGCGCTGCCGGTGTACACCGCCAGGAATGGAAAGCGTTACCAGGGCGTGGTGGCCACGGAGAATTATCTGCCGCCGCTGGAACTGATGCGTTTTTTCACACCATTCGGGGTAAGGCATTTCAATGAACAGGTAAGGATCAAAGGATATGACTGGGCGGATTCCGCAGTGTATAAACAGGATATTTCCGCACTGCTGCCGCGTTTGCAGGGGAATGTATGGATAGGGGTGTTTATCGGCAACTACGATAAAGGCGGGCATAAGGCCAGCCTGCAGTTCAAATATTATCCGGGCTTCGACGGAGAAGCACAGGAGGAAGAAAGCAAAACATGGGTGATGCCGGTATTCAACAGCACGAATGTGATGGAAATGGCGGGTCAGGAATACGGCACCATGTTCGAAACAGATTCCCTGACGGTCACGGTAGATATACCCGAAGGGCTGAAAAACCTGAAGCTGCGGTACATCACCACCGGCCACGGCGGATGGGGAGGAGGAGATGAATTCAATCCCAAGCTGAATGAGATATTTGCGGATGGTAAACGGGTGTACCATTTCATCCCCTGGCGGGAAGATTGCGGCACCTACCGTTTCCTGAACCCCGCTTCCGGTAATTTCGGCAGTGGTCTGTCCTCCTCCGACCTGAGCCGTTCCAACTGGTGCCCCGGCACGCTCACGCTGCCGGCAGAGATCCCGCTGCCGGACCTGAAGCCCGGCAGGCATACCCTGCAGGTGGCTATCCCACTTGGCAAACCGGAAGGCGGCAGTTTTTCCGCCTGGAATGTTTCCGGCGTTTTGATCGCAGACAAAGAATAA
- a CDS encoding AAA family ATPase → MKKIVIIGPESTGKSTLSAQLAAHYQTVWVPEFARGYLETLGRPYEQEDLLRIAEGQLQLEDEQAAKAERLMICDTDLQVIKVWSEAKYGDCDPRILELIASRQYDMYLLTYIDIAWEDDPLREHPLPEERMHFYMVYRDIVVNAGLPWADIRGGYAQRLQTAIEAIDELLKGNQE, encoded by the coding sequence ATGAAGAAAATAGTGATCATAGGGCCGGAGTCTACCGGAAAAAGTACGCTCAGCGCTCAGCTGGCCGCTCACTACCAAACGGTATGGGTGCCGGAGTTCGCGCGGGGGTACCTGGAAACGCTGGGCCGCCCGTACGAACAGGAAGACCTGCTGCGCATTGCGGAAGGCCAGTTGCAGCTGGAAGATGAACAGGCCGCAAAAGCAGAGCGGCTGATGATCTGCGATACGGACCTGCAGGTGATCAAAGTGTGGAGTGAGGCGAAATACGGGGATTGCGATCCCCGCATCCTGGAGCTGATCGCCTCCCGGCAGTATGACATGTACCTGTTGACCTATATCGATATCGCCTGGGAAGATGATCCTTTACGGGAGCACCCGCTTCCCGAAGAAAGAATGCATTTTTACATGGTGTACCGGGATATTGTGGTGAATGCGGGACTGCCCTGGGCAGACATCAGGGGAGGTTATGCACAGCGGTTGCAGACGGCGATCGAAGCTATTGACGAACTGTTGAAGGGAAATCAAGAATAG
- a CDS encoding DUF3500 domain-containing protein, whose amino-acid sequence MKRKTVIYVVLFFAGMCHACRAQSVPTGMETAAQQFIASLDAPLRQQACFPWEDEERYNWHFVPKQRKGLPLKDMTAAQREKAYLLLKACMSGSGYQKARAIVANEEILRALEGRGPEDSYRDPGKYYFTVFGEPAAGKPWGWRMEGHHLSLNFSAVDSSLVAGTPAFMGANPAIVPDGPAKGRQVLKEESALGFQLLHSLNKAQLQQALVMDKAPADIITGNARKAWLPEPPGLPFPQLNPEQQLLLKRLLAVYVDRYTSLMADILWKEITAAGLDNLHFAWAGAQQWGGGHYYRIQGPTFIIEYDNTQNNANHVHTTFRDLKNDFGEDMLKQHYEQAHR is encoded by the coding sequence ATGAAACGAAAAACGGTTATTTATGTTGTTTTGTTCTTTGCCGGCATGTGCCATGCATGCCGGGCGCAATCCGTTCCAACCGGAATGGAAACGGCTGCGCAGCAGTTCATCGCTTCCCTGGATGCGCCTTTGCGGCAGCAGGCCTGTTTCCCCTGGGAAGATGAGGAGCGGTACAACTGGCATTTTGTGCCGAAGCAACGGAAAGGGTTGCCTTTAAAGGACATGACGGCGGCGCAGCGGGAGAAAGCATACCTGTTGCTGAAGGCCTGTATGAGTGGCAGCGGTTATCAGAAAGCCCGTGCTATTGTGGCCAATGAAGAGATACTGAGAGCGCTCGAAGGGCGCGGACCGGAAGACAGCTATCGTGATCCCGGGAAATACTACTTTACCGTATTTGGCGAACCCGCTGCCGGAAAGCCCTGGGGCTGGCGGATGGAAGGGCATCACCTGTCGCTGAACTTTTCAGCGGTGGACAGCAGTCTCGTGGCTGGTACCCCGGCTTTCATGGGCGCCAACCCGGCCATTGTGCCCGATGGGCCAGCTAAAGGCAGGCAGGTTTTAAAAGAAGAGTCTGCCTTGGGGTTTCAATTGCTGCATTCGCTGAACAAGGCCCAGCTGCAGCAGGCGCTGGTCATGGATAAAGCCCCGGCGGATATTATTACCGGCAACGCCCGGAAGGCCTGGCTGCCGGAACCTCCCGGTCTGCCGTTCCCGCAGCTGAACCCGGAACAGCAGTTGCTGCTGAAGCGGCTGCTGGCGGTGTATGTGGACCGGTACACCAGCCTGATGGCGGATATCCTCTGGAAAGAGATCACGGCGGCCGGGCTGGACAATCTGCATTTCGCCTGGGCCGGAGCGCAGCAATGGGGTGGCGGGCATTACTACCGCATACAGGGGCCTACATTCATTATAGAATATGACAATACGCAGAACAACGCCAACCATGTGCATACAACGTTCCGGGACCTGAAGAATGATTTCGGGGAAGATATGCTGAAACAGCATTATGAGCAGGCGCACCGGTAA